Proteins from a single region of Echeneis naucrates chromosome 2, fEcheNa1.1, whole genome shotgun sequence:
- the LOC115053461 gene encoding galactose-3-O-sulfotransferase 2-like, which produces MTLTAHSLYETFTFTSQSQGPQRNSSGFSSRYVRTRKRRKLLWRLLLLLLLCFVLRTFVINRHSDTARRGVPPDPNSVADVPNTATCHPQSHIVFLKTHKTASSTVLNILYRYGESRNLTFALPVGQAIHLFYPKLFESHFVEGFSSGRVKEFHIMCNHMRFRKAEVAKVMPEDTFYFSIIRHPVTMIESSFSYFKGIPAFSNSRSLEDFLDNTNNYKDSAPWSFLAHNNLAFDFGFDHNVTADAEDHEDKAKRAVAAIERDFHLILVSEYFDESMILLKHVLCWSLEDVVSFKLNSRSNRTRHQISPNTAEKIKRWNALDWSLYLHFNATFWQKVDSVVGREQMKSEVSQLRELQDKLANTCLKGGGAVDPSQMKDAGLKPAQSGTAVIQGYNLKPDLDSQTRTQCQRLTTPELQYTERLKSLQFPVQQKQVKRMVPP; this is translated from the exons ATGACTCTGACAGCTCATTCACTATATGAGACATTCACCTTCACCAGTCAGAGTCAGGGTCCCCAGAGGAACTCCTCTGGTTTCTCCTCcag GTATGTGAGAACTCGCAAGAGACGTAAATTACTGTGGAGATtgctccttctgctccttctctgcTTCGTCCTTCGGACTTTCGTCATCAACAG ACACTCAGACACAGCGAGGCGAGGAGTTCCACCTGATCCGAACTCTGTGGCTGATGTCCCCAACACAGCAACCTGCCACCCACAGTCTCACATTGTGTTCCTCAAGACGCACAAAACAGCCAGCAGCACCGTGTTAAACATCCTGTATCGCTATGGAGAGAGCAGGAACTTGACCTTTGCCCTCCCGGTCGGCCAAGcaattcatttgttttaccCCAAACTCTTTGAATCGCATTTTGTAGAAGGCTTCAGCAGCGGCAGAGTGAAGGAGTTCCACATCATGTGCAACCACATGAGGTTCAGAAAAGCTGag GTGGCTAAAGTGATGCCTGAGGACACCTTCTACTTCTCCATCATAAGACATCCTGTGACCATGATAGAGTCCAGCTTTAGTTACTTCAAGGGAATACCGGCCTTCTCCAATAGTCGCAGTTTGGAGGACTTCCTGGACAACACCAACAACTACAAAGATTCAGCACCGTGGAGTTTCTTGGCTCACAACAATCTGGCCTTTGACTTTGGCTTTGACCACAATGTCACAGCTGATGCTGAAGACCACGAGGACAAAGCCAAAAGGGCTGTTGCCGCCATAGAACGGGACTTCCATCTTATTCTTGTTTCTGAATACTTTGATGAGTCCATGATCCTGCTCAAACACGTCCTTTGCTGGTCCCTGGAGGATGTGGTTTCCTTTAAGCTCAACAGTCGCAGTAATAGAACTCGTCATCAAATCTCACcaaacactgcagagaaaatcaaGCGTTGGAATGCTCTGGATTGGAGTCTCTACCTGCACTTCAACGCCACCTTCTGGCAGAAAGTAGACAGTGTTGTTGGAAGAGAGCAAATGAAGAGTGAAGTGTCTCAGCTGAGGGAGCTACAGGACAAGCTAGCAAACACCTGCCTGAAAGGGGGCGGAGCTGTCGACCCATCCCAGATGAAAGATGCTGGGCTGAAGCCTGCTCAGTCTGGAACAGCTGTTATTCAGGGCTATAACCTGAAACCAGACTTAGACAGCCAAACCAGAACACAATGTCAAAGACTCACAACTCCAGAACTGCAGTACACGGAGCGCCTGAAGTCCCTGCAGTTCCCTGTTCAGCAGAAACAGGTAAAAAGGATGGTTCCTCCATAG